The DNA region GGTGTCAGCGGAGCCGGGCGCCAGGCCAAGATTGACGCGCTGCTGTGCGAGGCCAGTGAAAGTTTCAAGGCCTACGGGGTTTCCGGTCATCGTCATCTGCCTGAAATTGAGCAGGGCTTAACAGCAATCTCCCGGGCTAGAGGGCACACTACTGCCCCTGAGCTGACCTTTGTGCCTCACCTGACGCCAATGATTCGCGGCATACACGCCACGCTCTATGCCAGCCTTACCCAGGAGGTGGAGGATCTTCAGGCACTGTTTGAGCAGCGATATCGGGATGAGCAGTTCGTTGATGTGATGCCTGCAGGGTCTCTGCCGGAGACGCGCTCCGTACGTGGTGCTAACCTCTGCCGAATCGCTCTCTATCGACCCCAGGGTCGAAACCGGGTGGTGGTGCTGTCGGTTATTGATAACCTGGTGAAGGGGGCTGCGGGGCAGGCAGTGCAGAATATGAATATCATGTTCGGTCTCAATGAGAAGAGCGGGCTTGATATGGTTGCACTGATGCCTTAGGGAAGAGGATCGAATATGCCACAAGTGACCGGAAGCAAACAGGAACACCTGATCGTTGTACCCGACCAGCCAGGTAAGCGGCTGGCGAAGAGGCTGGTGTACTGGCTGCTGTTTGGGCTCTTTTCGGTGGGCAGCTTCCTGCTGGGGGAATACCTGGGGATGGCTTCCCAGCAGTCGGCTTTGGTGGAGCGGGATCTGCTGCGTGCCGAGCTGGCCGAGAAACGGGCTGAAATCGAGGCGCTGGCACAGGAGGTGACCACTCTGCGAGTGGGTGCCGATATTGATCGCCAGTCCACCGACACGGTTCGCCTGACCATCAAACAGCTTGAGGAGGAGAAGTTCCAGCTGCAGCAGGACCTCGCCTTCTACAAAAATATTATGGCCCCCAAGTCCGCCGACAAGGGGTTAAGAATACAGAAATATGACCTGCAGCGAGCCGAGCAACCTGGCCACTACCGGCTCAAGCTGATGTTGACCCAGGTTTCGGATAACAACAGCTTGCTATCGGGGCTGGCCACGGTATCGGTGGTGGGTCGTCAGGAGGGGATTGAGAAGTCGTTGGCGCTCAAGGACCTTTCAGATGAAGTATCGGAACAGAATATCCGCTTGGGCTTTCGCTATTTCCAGAATATCCCGGGCCCGGATGAGCGCTTTGCGGAGCTGGTGATTCCGGAGGGTTTTGAGCCCGATTATGTGTTGGTTGTTGCCCAGTCGCGGGGGCCCAAGCCCAAGCGAGTAGAGCAAAAAATTCCATGGCAGTTTGAGGAGACAGTTGCAGATGCGTCGGAAAGTAAAACCCAAGGCGATTAATATTGAAAAGTATGGGGATCGCACCACCCTGATAGCGAATGGCGCGACGGTCAATGGTGACCTGCAGTTTGAAGGCGCTTTGCAGATCGAAGGGCGGGTGATCGGTAATGTCACGGCCGCTGAAGGGCTGGTTCGCATTGCCGACAACGGCTACGTTGAGGGCGAGATTCGTTCACCGCACATTATTATCAACGGCAAGGTGACCGGCGATGTACACTCTTCCGAGCATCTGGAGCTGGCCGCCCAGGCCGAGGTCAATGGTAACGTGTTCTACAAGTTGATCGAGATGGTGATGGGTGCGCAGGTGAATGGCAGTCTCGAGTATTCCCCGGAGCCCCAGGTTGCCTCAGCTCCTGCTGCACGCCAGGAGCAGGAGCGGATGGAGATCGCTGCCGAGGCCGACCCGCTGCTGTGAGCTTCTGCTTTGACCCGCAGCGGCACAAGAGTAATGTGGTGAATAGTTGACTATTATCGTTGGTTAATTGGATAATGGCGCCAACGCAGTTCCAGTCGGTGAATACGAGATGACAGCACAGACCTTTATTCCCTCTCCCCTCAACCTGACCCCTCGGGCTGTGGAGAAAGCAACCTCTCTGATCGAGGAGGAGGGCAATGGCGATTTGAAGCTGCGGGTGTTTGTTACCGGTGGCGGCTGCTCCGGCTTTCAGTATGGGTTCTCCTTCGATGAGGAGGTGTCCGAAGAGGATACCGTGATCGAGAATTTGGGGGTAACCCTGTTGGTGGATTCCCTGAGCTACCAGTACCTGGTCGGTGCCACTGTCGACTACATGGAGGGGCTTGAGGGTTCACGTTTCGTCGTGAATAACCCCAACGCCTCAACCACCTGTGGTTGTGGCTCCTCCTTCTCTATCTGATTGTTTTCCGTGATTGGGGCCTGGAAGGCCTTTTTCAGACGGCACCAACAGCCTTTTTCTAGGCTGGGTAGAGGCCGCCCAGAATGCGTCCTCCGCGGGCGCGGGTGACCGCCTCCAGGTTACCGGGCATTCCCTTAAGGTGCTGCAGTG from Aestuariirhabdus litorea includes:
- the erpA gene encoding iron-sulfur cluster insertion protein ErpA translates to MTAQTFIPSPLNLTPRAVEKATSLIEEEGNGDLKLRVFVTGGGCSGFQYGFSFDEEVSEEDTVIENLGVTLLVDSLSYQYLVGATVDYMEGLEGSRFVVNNPNASTTCGCGSSFSI
- a CDS encoding bactofilin family protein; the encoded protein is MRRKVKPKAINIEKYGDRTTLIANGATVNGDLQFEGALQIEGRVIGNVTAAEGLVRIADNGYVEGEIRSPHIIINGKVTGDVHSSEHLELAAQAEVNGNVFYKLIEMVMGAQVNGSLEYSPEPQVASAPAARQEQERMEIAAEADPLL
- a CDS encoding DUF6776 family protein; protein product: MPQVTGSKQEHLIVVPDQPGKRLAKRLVYWLLFGLFSVGSFLLGEYLGMASQQSALVERDLLRAELAEKRAEIEALAQEVTTLRVGADIDRQSTDTVRLTIKQLEEEKFQLQQDLAFYKNIMAPKSADKGLRIQKYDLQRAEQPGHYRLKLMLTQVSDNNSLLSGLATVSVVGRQEGIEKSLALKDLSDEVSEQNIRLGFRYFQNIPGPDERFAELVIPEGFEPDYVLVVAQSRGPKPKRVEQKIPWQFEETVADASESKTQGD